The following proteins are co-located in the Lagenorhynchus albirostris chromosome 4, mLagAlb1.1, whole genome shotgun sequence genome:
- the LOC132519291 gene encoding growth-regulated alpha protein-like, whose product MARAATPAAARLLRAALLLLVLVAAGRRAAGAPVVTELRCQCLQTVQGIHLKNIQSVKMTPPGPHCGQTEVVATLKAGQEVCLNPEAPMVKKIINKMLNKDRSN is encoded by the exons ATGGCCCGCGCCGCGACCCCCGCCGCCGCCCGGCTCCTCCGCGCCGCGCTACTGCTCCTGGTCCTGGTGGCCGCCGGCCGGCGCGCAGCAG GGGCGCCTGTGGTCACCGAACTGCGCTGCCAGTGCCTGCAGACCGTGCAGGGGATTCACCTCAAGAACATCCAGAGCGTGAAGATGACGCCCCCGGGACCCCACTGCGGCCAAACGGAAGTCGT AGCCACTCTCAAGGCTGGTCAGGAAGTTTGCCTCAACCCTGAAGCTCCCATggttaaaaaaatcatcaacaagATGCTAAACAA GGACAGATCCAACTGa